The sequence below is a genomic window from Ipomoea triloba cultivar NCNSP0323 chromosome 10, ASM357664v1.
GGGATGTGCCTAGGCTCTTCTTTGACGATAGGTGGTTGAACCTTCTGGGCTGAAAAAAACAGTTTATTTTTAGCATAACTTGGTAACCTGATACCTATAGTAAGCTGTTAGTGGCGACCACTGTaaaataatatggagtaatacTTTCTGTTGTCTTGTCTTTCATATTTCGTTTCTTGTTCGCCTATTCTGATTCTTGTCCATCTGTTTGTTCTGatatttatatgattgtatCCCCTACTATTATCTGATTATTCTTCTTTTCATTTGGATTATTTGAGTCATTTTTCAGCTGATAGTCATTTGGCATTTGGTAATGATCTTTGGCTTGGACCCTCATTCATTACTAAAACTGAAACTAATTTTTAGTTGACCGTCACTAGGAATTATAGGCATTACTGACAAGTGTAAGACTATTTTGATTAGTGcttcttaaaacacaaaattttaatgaatGAGACCATGGATTTTGATCTATAAGTATTCTTGTTTAGCTTTGCTGATCCTTTTATCATTTATGTATAGCTTTAATAAACTATTGCGCTTTTTATTTCCTATCATTTTCATTGACATTTATTTACATTCTGTAATCTGGTTAATGTTAAGCATTGGCGTTGAAAATCAGTTTGTTTTCTGGTTTATAGTTTTGAGTTGTTTACagattgaaaatttgaaattcagGTATttaactttcaaatattaagCTAACTTACCATGTTTCGAAACTTGTGTTAGGATTCTATACCGACAACCTGCACATCAAGCATGGAGACAATTTTTTCTCCTATTCTGGAATCCATTGATGTCCATAATGAGTCAAATGTCCCCAGTGATGGAGGTATATTCTAAGACTTTTGAAATCACTGTTTAGATGTTCCAAGAGGGGCTTTCATTTAAATAAGGATCTTGAAATATTACATCAGTAGATAGTAAGATTTGAGATCAAGCTGCTTTTTGTTCTCTTGTATATAGAAGGAATTAATGAGGTAACATAATTATTAACAGGGTAGTCTTGTGTATCTTTTATGTATAAATGAGTAATATTATctacaaaaaaaatgtgaaGCAGTCTACAACTTTTCCCTTGACTTTGTTTGAGCCCATGTAAAAATCCAATGAGAGATagtaattattgattttgtagtcaataaatagttaaataattCCTTTACACTtcctctattattattattattatttaaaatttataatattgcCACATCTGTATGAGAGAAACAGAATGGAAAGTCAAATTTTGGCAATCTGATTCTTCTTGATGGCTGTAGGGAGCAATGATCTGTATCTGCCATTGTTGGAGACAGAAGATAGCGATAGCAGTGGAAGTTCATGTGAACATCATACATGCAATGTATCAGATTTCTACATTTCTGACATGATTGTTTCTGGTTTACCTACTGATGATGGATTAACTTATGATGATGGCTCAGCCACCATGTTTTTCTCTGATTACAAATGTGAAGAGCCGAATATGCTTACTAACATGTCTGAGGAATACATGGTATTTCCTTTTCTTGAACATACTGCAGAAGCTGGGCATGACAATGATAATAGAACTTGCAGAGAAAACATTACTGATTCTGACCAATCAAGCTTATATTTGGCAATTCACCAATTGAGATCCTCTGATCAGGAAAGTGCTGTCTTTACACACTCAGAATCAGATCAATCTGATTGCTTTGATCCACACATGTATATTAGAAACATGCCGGATGGACCAGATGTGGCAAAGCCAGCCATAGTGCCAAATAGATTGGAGACAAAGAAACCAGTCACCCTCGTACTGGATCTGGATGgtaggttattttctgtattttcctttttccatGTATTGGCATTCATTATGCTATGTTGTAGAATGATTTTAGAATTTAGGTAACCAAGTGCTTTTTGTTTATCAGTAAGATCTTTAGTAAATATCTTACCATTTATGAGGCATTCAGATTCCTATTGGATGGATCTAATactaaacataaaaaatgaaatttgggGGGTACAAACTGCAATGCTTGCTCCCATTGCATGTAGTCTGGTGGTCACAGTTCGTCATTTTAACATATGCTAATGTTGCTTTTCATGTGTCCAGAGACACTTGTCCATTCTACGCTGGAAGAGTGTGATAATGCAGACTTCACATTTCCAGTCTTTTTCAACATGAAAGAGCATATTGTATATGTAAGACAGAGGCCTCATCTCAGGTCATTTCTGGAGAGAGTTTCAGATCTGTTTGAAATTGTAATATTCACAGCAAGTCAAAGCATCTATGCAAAGCAGCTACTAGACATACTAGATCCTGATGGGAAGTATATTTCGAGGCGAGCTTATCGTGAGTCATGCATCTTTTCAGATGGTAGTTACACTAAAGA
It includes:
- the LOC116031371 gene encoding CTD small phosphatase-like protein 2 isoform X2; amino-acid sequence: MPSIKMKAKSTTSCPREKNGLHICQKSSVIYKNPLSQVKIAQNGELVDFIQNHHDVSFCSRAFLDDIREDRAQGDELHNAEDPPLEKKQLPLSDSATLSSMDSIPTTCTSSMETIFSPILESIDVHNESNVPSDGGSNDLYLPLLETEDSDSSGSSCEHHTCNVSDFYISDMIVSGLPTDDGLTYDDGSATMFFSDYKCEEPNMLTNMSEEYMVFPFLEHTAEAGHDNDNRTCRENITDSDQSSLYLAIHQLRSSDQESAVFTHSESDQSDCFDPHMYIRNMPDGPDVAKPAIVPNRLETKKPVTLVLDLDETLVHSTLEECDNADFTFPVFFNMKEHIVYVRQRPHLRSFLERVSDLFEIVIFTASQSIYAKQLLDILDPDGKYISRRAYRESCIFSDGSYTKDLTVLGVDLAKVVIIDNSPQVFRLQVNNGIPIKSWFDDPSDSALISLLPFLEILADADDVRPIIAEKFGQMEIPNVLATKWTSIRPTTYLSLV
- the LOC116031371 gene encoding CTD small phosphatase-like protein 2 isoform X1: MPSIKMKAKSTTSCPREKNGLHICQKSSVIYKNPLSQVKIAQNGELVDFIQNHHDVSFCSRAFLDDIREDRAQGDELHNAEDPPLEKKQLPLSDSATLSSMDSIPTTCTSSMETIFSPILESIDVHNESNVPSDGGSNDLYLPLLETEDSDSSGSSCEHHTCNVSDFYISDMIVSGLPTDDGLTYDDGSATMFFSDYKCEEPNMLTNMSEEYMVFPFLEHTAEAGHDNDNRTCRENITDSDQSSLYLAIHQLRSSDQESAVFTHSESDQSDCFDPHMYIRNMPDGPDVAKPAIVPNRLETKKPVTLVLDLDETLVHSTLEECDNADFTFPVFFNMKEHIVYVRQRPHLRSFLERVSDLFEIVIFTASQSIYAKQLLDILDPDGKYISRRAYRESCIFSDGSYTKDLTVLGVDLAKVVIIDNSPQVFRLQVNNGIPIKSWFDDPSDSALISLLPFLEILADADDVRPIIAEKFGQMEIPNVLATKWTSIRSRENSIHGRCFGIIAFPATFSRSMYLLYV